GGGCGTGGCGCGAGAGTGCCTCGGTAATCGAACTGAGGCAGGGCTCGTGCTGATTATGGCACCGCCTGGCGTGGAAGCAGGATGTCGGTACGCAATTGGTTTTGCGGGACGTGGCGGGGGCGTCGAGAGAAGCCTCAAAGCCACCGGCGCATCGCGCCGCGCCTACAAAGGAGACGAATAGCGGTGGACCCATGGCTGCCATGGAGCTTCAGCTTGACTCTGCTTGCCCTGGCCCACTAAGTCACGACACGCGCCTAGCGTCCAAGGCGTAGACCCCCACAGCATAGGTGCCGAATGGACGAAAAATACGCAAACGCGCGTGAATACCTCTTCATTGCCATACGCTCGCTCGCCGCTTCGGCCGATTCTCTAGAGAGCAGGCTGATTTCAGCGACAGCAAGCATCGTTCAGATTACCATTGATCAGTTCGACGGCGATCCTGAACTGAAACTGCGGTTTGCCAGAATCCTGGACCACCTTGGGGTAGATCAAGATGATCTTGAAACTGTCGCCATCGAAACGGCTACGCACATTACCGAGATAGAGCGCATCAAGATTGCCGAATTGATCTGTGATCTTTTCTATGACCTTTAGGCCGCTGGCGGACTTTGTGGGTGAACAAGTTGCCACGGTGTTCGTATGTCGAGTCACAACTCGCGGAGATCGCAGGGTCAACGCGTGAGACGCTCTATCGACTAGAACGGCTGGGCGCGCCAAAAGCGCAAGTTCGTCTGCGCCAAATGCTGAAGATTACCAGCCGCGCGACCAAAAGGGCGGGTGGTGACAAGCGGGCCATTGCTTGGTTTCGCGCTCAGCCGCTGCCGGCGTTGGCTGGGGGAACGGTAGAGGCTCTGGTCAAGGACGGCAAAGCAGCAACTCTCGACCATACGGCTCTGGGCGGCTTTGCGCGAGGCTTGCTGGAATCGCCATCGCGCTCACGATCCCCGCTGGTTGCTCAGGCCCACTTCGGGAGGGGGTTGTGATCCTCGGGGCTCAAGTTGAAGTGTTCGAGCCACGCGGCAGGTCGCTACGCGACCGGCTGTCTTGGAGCTAAAGGCATGGCCATCCGAGCAGGAACTCGTGCGCTATTTTTTCTGGCGATCGCCCTTTCAAGCGGACTCGGCTTGGGGCGTATAACCATTGTCGGCGCCGATGTCGCCGGGCTTTCGGCTATAGGTGTGGCATTGGTGCTGATGGGAGTGTACGGACGTCTTGCCGCATCCAGCCCCGCTGACAGGCCCAGGCCTGGGGCAATTCCACACTCAAACTGGCCTATTCACCTCGCATCGGTGGCGACCGACCGTTTCGAAGTCTTTTCCGATCGGCCGGAAGGCTATGTTGGTTACACCGACTACACCGCCATGAGTGTGGATGTGAATGACGACCTCGTGGCGCGTGAGCCGCGGGAACAATATGCCCTGCTGGGTTTCGGGAATGGCTTTCTCACAGGAATTCGGAGCAAACTTGTCGATGGTGAAAGCCGCGGTCAGGTCCGGTTCCGTGTCGTCAATGCCTCCAGCAAGGACAAGGAGGCGATTGGTTGGCTGGCCTATCTCCAACAATCAGGTACGGACAATGCGGGGCCGTCCACGGAAAACCTTCATTCGGTCATCCAAGCGTACTCAAACCGGATCGTCTCGAACGGGCCCATCATCGTAAAGTTTTGGGACAACGCGCCCAGAAACCAAAACGAAAGTCCAGACGACGGCGATGTCTCCTCCGAACTGTCAGAGGAATGGACACACATCTATCAAGTAGCGTTCGAGGCAGGGCGACGAACGGCGTCGGTCGCACTTATCGATCCAGTTTGATGGGGTCCGACGCCCCTTCCTCGTATGCCGTGTCAGCGCGGTGATGAAGCGGCCAAGCAGTCAGGCCTAGTGCCGGGCGGCGGCATCCTGGCTCGGAGCCGTACCAAACTGACGGCGATATTCACGGCTGAACTGTGAAGCGCTTTCGTATCCCACCTTGAAACCGACGCCCGTCACGTCGTTGGGATGGCTTGCAAGCAGCAATCTGGCTTCCTGCAATCGGATCTGTTTTTGAAACTGGATCGGGCTCATCGCGGTCACCGCCTGGAAGTTGCGGTAAAAGGCCGAGGCACTCATCCCGACCAAATCCGCGACATCCTCCACTCTGAAGGATCGCGCATAGTGTTCGCGGATCCAGCGCACCGCGCGAGAAATATGGCTGAGATGGCTGTCAGCAAGACCCAGTTGCCGTATCGCGCTGCCCTGTTCTCCGACAATCAACCGCCAGAGGATTTCTCGTTTAATCAGAGGCGCCAGAACCGGGATGTCGCGCGGGCAATCGAGCAGGCGCAATAGGCGCAACACTGCATCCATCATGGCCGTTGGCGCATCGCTGACTAGCATACTGGATGGTGGCGGACCGTAACCGTGCCGCACGCCCTCGGAACCCGCCTGTAGTAGCAGCTCGGCAACCATTATGGGATCAAGTGCAAAGCCAAACCCAAGCGCTGGATGATCAGGACTGGCGTCCAAAAACTGGCCCGTCACCGGCAGGTCGATAGAGGCAACTAGGTACTGACCGGGCCCGTACTCATACACCCTGTCCCCCAGGGCAATGCGCTTGGCGCCCTGCGCAACAAGGGCCATCACCGTGCCAGACATGGTTCGCTCGTGCGCCGATA
This DNA window, taken from Devosia neptuniae, encodes the following:
- a CDS encoding AraC family transcriptional regulator encodes the protein MNERLEELRALIDRHAAPDMSTLIPGIMIARHDVSAHERTMSGTVMALVAQGAKRIALGDRVYEYGPGQYLVASIDLPVTGQFLDASPDHPALGFGFALDPIMVAELLLQAGSEGVRHGYGPPPSSMLVSDAPTAMMDAVLRLLRLLDCPRDIPVLAPLIKREILWRLIVGEQGSAIRQLGLADSHLSHISRAVRWIREHYARSFRVEDVADLVGMSASAFYRNFQAVTAMSPIQFQKQIRLQEARLLLASHPNDVTGVGFKVGYESASQFSREYRRQFGTAPSQDAAARH